A single genomic interval of Alistipes provencensis harbors:
- a CDS encoding SusC/RagA family TonB-linked outer membrane protein, producing MKGLNPKSKPTKAGRLAVRLLAALIFVMSAAGAYAQQPVSGTVKDKAGQPMAGVSVIVEGTTIGTTTNTSGTFTLNVPADATLKFSFIGMTPQQVAVGGRTQIEVTLEDDAIAMNAVVVTALGIKRDEKALGYAVQKVKADELQTVKGVDVATSLSGKVSGLMVKNPSDFAEAPTLTLRGETPLLVIDGVPYYNMTMRDIPADDIESISVLKGATASALYGARGGSGAVMVTTKRGLDKKGFSVDINSSTMFHAGFLAIPEKQNMYGRGTTGVYAWNGDRQWGQLMDGSVEIEQWNPRTKQMELRPYSAVGKDNFRNFLESGYVLNNSISATQQGELGSFRASASWMDTKGVYPNQKFDKYTFSIGGDMKYRNFSLSGNVSYNKHHTPNAGQNGYTNYDPMYSLLIWSGADWDIRDYRDYWITPGEATNNPYTRVLDDGTIQQAGSLDNPYFIQEERIREQTRDVMNGNISMSYDIMPWLKLSVRSGLDFYVDKTEMRIAKGSLTNSGNTYGSVVGAKLGYFRTQRDTGYSTNNDFILSGDYTFGDFRVDGLFGGSIFYREAETLMAYTAGGLSQPDFFSLNNAIDGAKATSSLKKQQVNSLYGRLALSWRDMIYVEATLRNDWSSTQASTPYKSYIYPSVSGSFIASELLPKTDWLSIWKLRGSWTISKKPADIYATNTSYKVTADTWNGMTGAAQNTTGYNIAILPSAFETFEVGTMASFFGNRLSFDVAYYQRRNFDTQKSVAVSNASGYYNNLVNTKEEITNKGWEITLGGTPVKTRDWRWDVAFNWSRYRRHYTRIDPEYSTDRPWVAVGKRADHIVLNTFQQHEETGELIHDANGLPLFNTYQSVYGYSDPDWIWGATTTLRWKNLSLSLSFDGRVGGMTQSYTETYLWIAGSHPNSTTEARYLDVTNPGTKNHLSEGLRVASGSATWDAQGNKLTDTRVFVPNDVKTTYKDYVGRVHKNNVWGGVASPLDMFRTTFLKLREISLTYEVPAKYCRMIRSRGISVSFVGQNVFMSARDFKYSDPDGGTENLSDPSSRYLGFNVKLSF from the coding sequence ATGAAAGGTCTCAACCCCAAGAGCAAGCCGACGAAAGCGGGCCGTCTTGCCGTCCGTCTTCTGGCGGCATTGATTTTCGTGATGAGCGCGGCCGGCGCCTATGCACAGCAGCCGGTCAGCGGAACCGTAAAGGACAAAGCCGGTCAACCCATGGCCGGCGTATCGGTCATCGTCGAAGGCACGACCATCGGCACGACGACCAACACCTCGGGTACATTCACGCTCAACGTCCCGGCCGACGCGACGCTCAAATTCTCGTTCATCGGCATGACGCCCCAGCAGGTAGCCGTGGGCGGCCGCACGCAGATCGAGGTGACGCTGGAGGACGACGCGATCGCCATGAACGCCGTCGTGGTGACAGCCCTCGGCATCAAGCGCGACGAAAAGGCCCTCGGCTACGCCGTGCAGAAGGTGAAGGCCGACGAACTGCAGACGGTGAAGGGCGTCGATGTGGCGACTTCGCTGTCGGGCAAGGTGTCGGGCCTGATGGTCAAGAACCCCTCGGACTTCGCCGAAGCCCCGACGCTGACGCTGCGCGGCGAGACACCGCTGCTGGTGATCGACGGCGTACCCTATTATAACATGACGATGCGGGACATCCCGGCCGACGACATCGAGTCGATCTCGGTGCTGAAAGGCGCCACGGCATCGGCGCTCTACGGCGCCCGCGGCGGCTCGGGAGCCGTGATGGTCACCACCAAGCGCGGGCTGGACAAGAAAGGGTTTTCGGTGGACATCAACTCCTCGACGATGTTCCACGCCGGATTTCTGGCCATTCCCGAGAAGCAGAACATGTACGGCCGCGGCACCACGGGCGTCTACGCATGGAACGGCGACCGCCAATGGGGTCAACTGATGGACGGCTCGGTGGAGATCGAGCAGTGGAACCCCCGCACCAAGCAGATGGAGCTGCGGCCCTACTCGGCGGTGGGCAAGGACAATTTCCGCAACTTCCTCGAATCGGGCTATGTCCTCAACAACAGCATCAGCGCCACGCAGCAGGGCGAACTGGGGAGCTTCCGCGCCTCAGCGTCGTGGATGGACACCAAAGGCGTCTACCCCAACCAGAAATTCGACAAGTACACATTCTCGATCGGCGGCGACATGAAGTACAGGAACTTCTCGCTCTCGGGCAACGTCTCCTACAACAAGCACCACACGCCCAACGCCGGGCAGAACGGCTACACAAACTACGACCCGATGTACTCGCTGCTGATCTGGAGCGGCGCCGACTGGGACATCCGCGACTACCGCGACTACTGGATCACGCCGGGCGAGGCGACCAACAACCCCTACACCCGCGTGCTGGACGACGGCACCATCCAGCAGGCCGGATCGCTCGACAACCCCTATTTCATTCAGGAGGAGCGCATCCGCGAACAGACCCGCGACGTGATGAACGGCAACATCAGCATGAGCTACGACATCATGCCGTGGCTGAAACTGAGCGTCCGCTCGGGACTCGACTTCTATGTCGACAAGACCGAGATGCGCATCGCCAAGGGCAGCCTCACCAACTCGGGCAACACCTACGGTTCGGTCGTGGGTGCCAAACTGGGCTATTTCCGCACGCAGCGCGACACGGGTTACAGCACGAACAACGACTTCATTCTCTCGGGCGACTACACCTTCGGGGACTTCCGCGTGGACGGGCTCTTCGGCGGCAGCATCTTCTACCGCGAGGCCGAGACGCTGATGGCCTACACGGCCGGCGGACTGAGCCAGCCCGACTTTTTCTCGCTCAACAATGCCATCGACGGCGCCAAGGCGACCTCGTCGCTGAAAAAACAGCAGGTCAACAGCCTCTACGGCCGTCTGGCGCTCTCGTGGCGCGACATGATCTACGTCGAGGCCACGCTCCGCAACGACTGGAGCTCGACGCAGGCGTCGACGCCCTACAAATCCTACATCTATCCCTCGGTATCGGGCAGTTTCATCGCTTCGGAGCTGCTGCCCAAGACCGACTGGCTCTCGATCTGGAAGCTCCGCGGTTCGTGGACCATCTCCAAGAAACCCGCCGACATCTACGCCACCAACACCAGCTACAAAGTGACCGCCGACACATGGAACGGCATGACGGGCGCCGCGCAGAACACCACAGGCTACAACATCGCCATCCTCCCCTCGGCCTTCGAGACCTTCGAGGTCGGCACGATGGCCTCGTTCTTCGGCAACCGCCTCTCGTTCGACGTCGCCTACTACCAGCGGCGCAACTTCGACACCCAGAAGAGCGTGGCCGTATCGAACGCTTCGGGTTACTACAACAATCTGGTGAACACCAAGGAGGAGATCACCAACAAAGGCTGGGAGATCACGCTGGGCGGCACGCCCGTCAAGACCCGCGACTGGCGCTGGGACGTGGCGTTCAACTGGTCGCGCTACCGCCGCCACTACACCCGGATCGACCCCGAATACTCGACCGACCGTCCGTGGGTAGCCGTGGGCAAGCGTGCCGACCACATCGTACTCAACACCTTCCAGCAACATGAAGAGACCGGGGAGCTGATCCACGACGCCAACGGCCTGCCGCTCTTCAACACCTATCAGTCGGTCTACGGCTACTCCGATCCCGACTGGATCTGGGGCGCGACGACGACCCTGCGGTGGAAGAACCTCTCGCTGTCGCTCTCGTTCGACGGACGTGTGGGCGGCATGACGCAGAGCTACACCGAAACCTACCTCTGGATCGCCGGAAGCCATCCCAACTCGACCACCGAGGCGCGTTACCTCGACGTGACGAACCCCGGCACGAAGAACCACCTGAGCGAGGGCCTGCGCGTGGCGAGCGGTTCGGCGACGTGGGACGCTCAGGGCAACAAACTCACCGACACGCGCGTATTCGTTCCGAACGACGTCAAGACCACCTACAAGGACTATGTGGGCCGCGTGCACAAGAACAACGTCTGGGGAGGCGTCGCCTCGCCGCTCGACATGTTCCGCACGACGTTCCTCAAGCTGCGCGAGATATCGCTCACCTACGAGGTGCCGGCCAAATACTGCCGCATGATCCGCAGCCGAGGCATCTCGGTCTCGTTCGTCGGCCAGAACGTATTCATGTCGGCCCGCGACTTCAAATATTCCGACCCCGACGGCGGCACGGAGAACCTCTCCGACCCCTCGTCGCGCTACCTCGGTTTCAATGTCAAACTTTCGTTCTAA
- a CDS encoding SusD/RagB family nutrient-binding outer membrane lipoprotein — protein MKSIFKYIVPGIAVLLAAGGCSNFEEMNTDPDKTTKVNPALLCTSALTTMAKFSGDAKAYIATAALPKYIAYAQEGQMAEQYNNIGRGSFSLYAVFPNLDDMVSFASKSGTYEVSPYRGVEHFVKAYILYRLTMEMGDIPCSQAGKGMTEGIMKVKYDPQEQVFATVLAYLQTAADNFSQSSANFAGDIFFGGDPSKWLKATNALRLKVLMSLSEHTDNTTLNIKAAFADIVRDGRLMESNADNLALAYVDKPNSYHPLYSTNDKFVVNTMMSSFVVDKLKALNDYRLFYYAAPYENAATDGYTADQMEAYRGVDVTLDFTGINTAYNSRDYSLLNKRYVSQKASEPLVLIGYAEQCLLIAEAIERGWVNGTSQTYYENGVKAALAFVMGLDASTVGKAVTQAYIDGYFTGEAAYKSSSTDRLHQIWDQKYLMTFLQDCDNAYFEYRRTGWPQLPIDPSTSLNVNAPDKLPVRWMYPSNEETTNKNNLLEALNRQFGNEADEINGLMWLLK, from the coding sequence ATGAAAAGCATATTCAAATACATCGTTCCCGGCATCGCGGTCCTGCTGGCGGCCGGCGGTTGCAGCAACTTCGAGGAGATGAACACCGATCCCGACAAGACGACCAAGGTGAACCCCGCGCTGCTCTGCACCTCGGCGCTCACGACCATGGCCAAGTTCAGCGGCGACGCCAAGGCCTACATCGCCACGGCGGCCCTGCCCAAATACATCGCCTACGCTCAGGAGGGCCAGATGGCCGAACAGTACAACAACATCGGCCGGGGCAGCTTCTCGCTCTACGCCGTCTTTCCGAACCTCGACGACATGGTGTCGTTCGCATCCAAGAGCGGAACCTACGAAGTCTCGCCGTACCGCGGCGTGGAGCATTTCGTCAAAGCCTATATCCTCTACCGCCTGACGATGGAGATGGGCGACATCCCCTGCTCGCAGGCCGGAAAAGGCATGACGGAGGGCATCATGAAGGTCAAATACGACCCGCAGGAGCAGGTATTCGCCACGGTGCTCGCCTACCTGCAGACGGCGGCCGACAATTTCTCGCAGAGTTCGGCCAATTTCGCGGGCGACATCTTCTTCGGCGGCGACCCCTCGAAATGGCTCAAGGCGACCAACGCCCTGCGGCTGAAGGTGCTCATGTCGCTCTCGGAGCATACGGACAACACGACGCTGAACATCAAAGCGGCTTTCGCCGACATCGTGCGCGACGGGCGCCTGATGGAGAGCAACGCCGACAACTTGGCGCTGGCCTACGTCGACAAACCCAACAGCTACCACCCGCTCTATTCGACCAACGACAAATTCGTGGTCAACACGATGATGAGTTCGTTCGTGGTCGACAAGCTCAAGGCGCTGAACGACTACCGTCTGTTCTACTATGCGGCGCCCTACGAGAATGCCGCCACCGACGGCTACACGGCCGACCAGATGGAAGCTTACCGGGGTGTGGACGTGACGCTCGACTTCACGGGGATCAACACCGCCTACAACAGCCGCGACTATTCGCTGCTCAACAAGCGCTATGTGTCGCAGAAGGCCAGCGAACCGCTGGTGCTGATCGGATATGCCGAGCAGTGCCTGCTGATCGCCGAGGCGATCGAGCGCGGCTGGGTGAACGGTACGTCACAGACCTACTATGAAAACGGTGTCAAGGCGGCCCTCGCATTCGTGATGGGGCTGGATGCCTCGACCGTCGGCAAGGCCGTGACGCAGGCCTACATCGACGGCTATTTCACGGGCGAAGCGGCCTACAAGAGCTCCTCCACCGACCGGCTGCACCAGATCTGGGATCAGAAGTACCTGATGACCTTCCTGCAGGACTGCGACAACGCCTACTTCGAGTACCGCCGCACGGGATGGCCCCAGTTGCCGATTGACCCCTCGACGAGCCTCAACGTCAATGCACCCGACAAACTGCCGGTACGCTGGATGTATCCCTCAAACGAGGAGACCACCAACAAGAACAACCTGCTCGAGGCGCTGAACCGCCAGTTCGGTAACGAAGCCGACGAGATCAACGGCCTGATGTGGCTGCTTAAATAG
- a CDS encoding glycoside hydrolase family 16 protein: protein MKRIILLLAATFFVRAAGAEEPAATIRTPSGAAWRLVWSDEFDYKGLPDPAKWDYDISGNDYGWGNNELQHYTAGRRRNVGVKDGLLTITARRESQGGKQYTSTRLVTRGRQTWQYGRVEARVRFPEGRGTWSAVWLMPADSRYGDWPASGEIDLVEQVGYDAECIVGTVHTTRHSHLDGTQKSGNVRSADVTRDFHRYAIEWEADEIRFYFDEQLYFTYENDGTGPESWPFDQPFYVIVNLAVGGNWGGQQGIDDRVFPQRMEVDYVRVYEKAADE, encoded by the coding sequence ATGAAAAGAATCATTTTATTGCTGGCCGCGACATTTTTCGTTCGCGCAGCCGGGGCCGAAGAACCGGCTGCGACGATACGCACCCCTTCGGGCGCCGCATGGCGGCTGGTCTGGAGCGACGAGTTCGATTACAAGGGTCTGCCCGACCCTGCCAAATGGGATTACGACATCAGCGGCAACGACTACGGATGGGGCAACAACGAGTTGCAGCACTACACGGCCGGACGCCGCAGGAACGTCGGCGTGAAGGACGGCCTGCTGACCATCACCGCCCGCAGGGAGTCGCAGGGCGGCAAGCAGTACACCTCGACCCGGCTGGTCACGCGCGGCCGCCAGACATGGCAGTACGGACGCGTCGAGGCGCGGGTGCGGTTTCCCGAGGGACGCGGAACGTGGAGCGCCGTGTGGCTGATGCCCGCCGATAGCCGCTACGGCGACTGGCCCGCCAGCGGGGAGATCGACCTCGTGGAGCAGGTGGGTTACGATGCGGAGTGTATCGTCGGGACGGTACACACCACCCGCCATTCGCATCTGGACGGGACGCAGAAGAGCGGAAATGTCCGCTCGGCCGACGTAACGCGGGATTTTCACCGTTACGCGATCGAGTGGGAGGCTGACGAAATCCGGTTCTATTTCGACGAGCAGCTCTATTTCACCTACGAGAACGACGGCACGGGCCCCGAGAGCTGGCCCTTCGACCAGCCGTTCTATGTGATCGTCAACCTCGCCGTCGGCGGCAACTGGGGCGGCCAGCAGGGCATCGACGACCGGGTCTTCCCCCAGCGGATGGAGGTCGATTATGTGCGCGTCTACGAAAAGGCGGCGGACGAATAA
- a CDS encoding GntR family transcriptional regulator, giving the protein MTEVKVNKPLHVLAEEAIKKMIVLPEYQNGKLLPNEIELARSLHISRNTLRQAINKMVFEGLLCRRKGYGTWVAKKTITGGVKNWLSFSQEMQRLGIQVKNYELHVSMEQPDENVRRFFGMEDSANDLCLKLERVRGHAEYPFVVFISYFNPKFPISSDDNFAKPLYELLEKQYDIVVHTSVEEISARLAGKRVASKLRIPENDPILIRRRFVYDIKGVPVEYNIGYYRADSFTYTITAER; this is encoded by the coding sequence ATGACCGAAGTGAAAGTGAACAAACCGCTGCATGTGTTGGCGGAGGAGGCGATCAAGAAGATGATCGTGCTTCCCGAATACCAGAACGGCAAACTGCTGCCCAACGAGATCGAACTCGCGCGCAGCCTCCATATTTCGCGTAACACGCTGCGACAAGCCATCAACAAGATGGTTTTCGAAGGGTTGCTCTGCCGCCGCAAGGGATACGGCACATGGGTCGCTAAGAAGACCATCACGGGCGGCGTGAAAAACTGGCTGAGTTTCTCGCAGGAGATGCAGCGATTGGGCATTCAGGTCAAGAACTACGAACTGCATGTATCTATGGAACAGCCCGATGAGAACGTCCGCCGGTTCTTCGGCATGGAAGACAGCGCGAATGACCTCTGCCTGAAACTGGAGCGTGTGAGGGGGCATGCCGAATATCCGTTCGTGGTTTTCATCTCCTATTTCAACCCCAAATTCCCGATCAGCAGCGACGACAACTTCGCCAAGCCGCTCTACGAGTTGCTCGAAAAGCAATACGACATCGTCGTGCACACCTCCGTCGAGGAGATTTCGGCCCGGTTGGCCGGAAAGCGGGTCGCTTCGAAACTGCGCATCCCGGAAAACGACCCGATTCTGATCCGCCGCCGCTTCGTCTACGATATCAAGGGCGTACCCGTCGAATACAACATCGGCTACTACCGCGCCGACAGCTTCACCTACACGATCACGGCCGAGCGATAG
- a CDS encoding class I mannose-6-phosphate isomerase has translation MYRKSDSFLAPVEAAETPAGEYELYPAFEIGDEIFSRIEVLAERIAAEKSVVIDGYEGVLWEKFIESLVRALESQGRKVATIPVAGALKSEEEIDALIAPFMGEEDSIFGRMTDLLLIDFFDRAALQRLTPDAEADITILYGCGAALADWKAPLVYVDLPKNELQFRMAAGAAFNVGTTRRMDARESYKRCYFIDWPILDAYKGALIPRIDWVVDEQRIDAYTFMSGDALREGLRRMCRSSFRVRPWFAPGVWGGTYLRDHIRGLNREAPNMAWSYELMALENGIMFKHNDTLLEVSFSFLMSYGYREVLGHCAEDFKEDFPIRFDFLDTIDGGNLSIQCHPRPEYIRSRFGKPYTQDETYYILRAADDAHVYLGFQEGVRKAPFTAALEESQRTGKALDIKQYVQCFPARKHELFLIPNGTIHASGAGNLVLEISSAPYIFTFKMYDWVRLDIDGRPRPINIEHGLNNVRFERSGKVVPETLISKPTVMESNESYTQEHLPTHPDHFYDVHRYHLHDAHSLKIDTDNRCHVWMVVEGAGVEVETADGRRERYNYLETFIIPAAAGSYTLHNASGDDVMMVKAFVKDTYRL, from the coding sequence ATGTATAGAAAATCAGACAGTTTCTTGGCCCCCGTCGAGGCGGCCGAAACACCGGCGGGTGAATACGAACTCTACCCGGCATTCGAAATCGGAGATGAGATATTCAGCCGGATCGAGGTGCTCGCAGAGCGGATCGCCGCAGAAAAAAGCGTCGTCATCGACGGTTACGAAGGCGTCCTGTGGGAGAAATTCATCGAGTCGCTGGTCCGCGCCCTCGAATCGCAGGGCCGGAAGGTAGCGACCATTCCCGTGGCCGGAGCGCTGAAGAGCGAGGAGGAGATCGACGCGCTGATCGCCCCGTTCATGGGCGAGGAGGATTCGATCTTCGGCCGCATGACCGACCTGCTGCTGATCGACTTCTTCGACCGTGCGGCCCTGCAGCGACTCACCCCCGACGCAGAGGCGGACATCACCATCCTCTACGGCTGCGGTGCCGCGCTGGCGGACTGGAAAGCCCCGCTCGTGTATGTCGACCTGCCTAAGAACGAACTTCAGTTCCGCATGGCGGCCGGAGCGGCCTTCAACGTCGGCACGACACGCCGCATGGACGCCCGGGAGTCCTACAAACGCTGTTATTTCATCGACTGGCCGATCCTCGACGCCTACAAGGGGGCGCTGATCCCCCGCATCGACTGGGTCGTCGACGAGCAGCGCATCGACGCCTACACGTTCATGAGCGGCGACGCCCTGCGCGAAGGCTTGCGGCGGATGTGCCGCAGCAGTTTCCGCGTCCGGCCGTGGTTCGCACCCGGCGTCTGGGGCGGCACCTACCTGCGCGACCACATCCGGGGCCTCAACCGCGAGGCGCCGAACATGGCTTGGTCGTACGAGCTGATGGCCCTCGAGAACGGCATCATGTTCAAACATAACGACACGCTGCTCGAAGTATCGTTCAGTTTCCTGATGTCGTACGGCTATCGCGAGGTGCTGGGACATTGCGCCGAGGATTTCAAGGAGGATTTCCCGATCCGCTTCGACTTCCTCGACACGATCGACGGCGGCAACCTCTCGATCCAGTGCCACCCGCGTCCGGAGTACATCCGTTCGCGGTTCGGCAAACCCTACACGCAGGACGAGACCTATTATATACTGCGTGCGGCAGACGACGCGCACGTCTATCTGGGATTTCAGGAGGGTGTGCGGAAAGCGCCCTTCACCGCCGCGCTCGAAGAGAGCCAGCGCACCGGAAAGGCACTCGACATCAAGCAGTATGTGCAATGCTTCCCGGCCCGCAAGCACGAACTGTTCCTCATTCCGAACGGAACGATCCACGCCTCGGGCGCCGGCAACCTCGTGCTGGAGATCAGCAGCGCCCCCTACATCTTCACCTTCAAGATGTACGACTGGGTGCGCCTCGACATCGACGGCCGTCCCCGCCCGATCAACATCGAGCACGGACTGAACAACGTCCGTTTCGAACGCAGCGGCAAGGTGGTCCCGGAGACGCTCATCAGCAAGCCGACCGTCATGGAGAGCAACGAAAGCTACACGCAGGAGCACCTGCCCACGCATCCCGACCACTTCTACGACGTGCATCGCTACCACCTGCACGACGCGCACAGCCTGAAGATCGACACCGACAACCGCTGCCACGTCTGGATGGTCGTCGAAGGCGCCGGCGTCGAGGTCGAGACCGCCGACGGGCGCAGGGAACGTTACAACTACCTCGAAACGTTCATCATTCCGGCAGCCGCAGGTTCCTACACGCTGCACAACGCTTCGGGAGACGACGTCATGATGGTCAAAGCCTTCGTGAAAGACACCTACCGACTGTAA
- a CDS encoding MFS transporter, with protein MNNTHTLSHLLPVLFGFFIMGFCDVVGVATSYVQQHFALSESLAGLIPSMVFLWFLLLAVPVAFWMNRIGRRRMVIVGNVITIVGMLTPLADYSFAACLIAFALLGIGNTILQVSLNPLLTNVVDGRALSSSLTAGQVIKAVSSFSGPFIATFAAATLGNWIWMFPIFAGASLISALWLLATPIQESPAERSSSMGEVFSVLRDRKIRLLFLGIVAIVGIDVGLNTLAPKLLIERCGMPLESAGYGSSVYFFCRVIGAFTGTLLLTRLSDRTYYFSHILLGLAVLGALYFAQSRYAILIALGVEGFAFSSIFAVIYSQALKHMPARANEISGLMITGVFGGAVVPPLMGVLTDAVGSQAGSLAVLTLFALYLLGCGLMIRSEKTESHVSA; from the coding sequence ATGAATAACACACACACCCTGAGCCACCTGCTGCCCGTGCTTTTCGGATTCTTCATCATGGGCTTCTGCGACGTGGTAGGCGTGGCGACGAGCTATGTGCAGCAGCATTTCGCGCTCTCGGAAAGCCTCGCGGGACTCATTCCCTCGATGGTCTTCCTGTGGTTCCTGCTGCTGGCCGTGCCGGTGGCTTTCTGGATGAACCGCATCGGCCGCCGCCGCATGGTGATCGTGGGCAACGTCATCACGATCGTCGGCATGCTCACGCCGCTGGCGGATTACTCGTTCGCCGCCTGTCTGATCGCCTTCGCCCTGTTGGGCATCGGCAACACGATCCTGCAGGTGTCGCTCAACCCACTGCTGACGAACGTCGTCGACGGACGCGCCCTCTCCAGCTCGCTGACCGCCGGGCAGGTCATCAAGGCGGTCTCCTCGTTCAGCGGCCCCTTCATCGCCACCTTCGCCGCCGCGACGCTGGGCAACTGGATCTGGATGTTCCCGATCTTCGCCGGGGCGTCGCTGATCTCGGCACTGTGGCTGCTGGCAACTCCCATTCAAGAATCCCCGGCCGAACGGTCGTCGTCGATGGGCGAGGTTTTCTCGGTGCTCCGCGACCGGAAGATCCGGCTGCTCTTCCTCGGCATCGTCGCCATCGTGGGCATCGACGTCGGGCTGAACACGCTGGCCCCGAAACTGCTGATCGAACGGTGCGGCATGCCCCTCGAAAGCGCGGGCTACGGGTCGAGCGTCTACTTCTTCTGCCGCGTGATCGGGGCATTCACGGGAACGCTGCTGCTGACCCGCCTCTCCGACCGGACCTACTACTTCTCCCACATCCTGCTGGGACTCGCCGTACTCGGCGCACTCTACTTCGCACAAAGTCGCTACGCCATCCTGATCGCCCTCGGGGTCGAAGGATTCGCCTTTTCGAGCATCTTCGCCGTCATCTACTCCCAAGCGCTCAAGCATATGCCGGCCCGCGCCAACGAAATCTCGGGACTGATGATTACGGGAGTCTTCGGCGGCGCCGTCGTGCCGCCCCTGATGGGCGTGCTGACCGACGCGGTAGGCTCGCAGGCCGGTTCGCTGGCCGTGCTGACCCTCTTTGCGCTCTACCTGCTGGGCTGCGGCCTGATGATCCGATCCGAAAAAACCGAAAGCCATGTATCAGCATGA
- a CDS encoding ROK family protein yields the protein MYQHDDRTVVTLDAGGTNFVFGAMRGCEFITEPLCRPSNSHDLDRCLQTLVEGFREVISRLDTPPVAISFAFPGPADYPHGIIGGNLPNFPSFRDGVALGPFLEMEFGIPVFINNDGNLFAYGEAMVGALPWVNAQLAAAGSQKRYRNLLGVTLGTGFGCGVVVGGELLLGDNASGGDVWCFRNGKYPEYIIEESVSIRAVKRVYAERSGDTSDLTPKDIYDIAKGSRPGDAAAARESFAELGRAAGDTLAAAATIVDGIIVIGGGLTGAAEFFVPAMLEEMRSPLKMMNGTAFCRMQTEVLNLDDETSLRQFVANGGRPLKVYGSDKVVIYDADKQIGLTVSRLGASRAVSVGAYVYALNHIGQTDSI from the coding sequence ATGTATCAGCATGATGACAGAACCGTCGTAACGCTCGACGCGGGCGGTACGAACTTCGTTTTCGGGGCCATGCGGGGCTGTGAGTTCATCACCGAACCCCTCTGCCGCCCCTCGAACTCCCACGACCTCGACCGCTGCCTGCAAACCCTCGTCGAGGGATTTCGGGAGGTGATCTCCCGCCTCGACACGCCTCCCGTGGCGATCAGCTTCGCATTCCCGGGACCGGCCGACTATCCCCACGGAATCATCGGCGGCAATCTGCCCAACTTCCCGTCGTTCCGCGACGGCGTAGCCCTCGGACCGTTTCTCGAGATGGAATTCGGCATCCCGGTCTTCATCAACAACGACGGCAACCTCTTCGCCTACGGCGAGGCCATGGTCGGGGCGCTCCCGTGGGTCAACGCACAACTGGCCGCCGCAGGATCGCAGAAACGCTACCGCAACCTGCTGGGCGTGACGCTCGGGACGGGATTCGGCTGCGGCGTGGTCGTCGGCGGAGAACTGCTGTTGGGCGACAACGCCTCGGGCGGTGACGTCTGGTGCTTCCGCAACGGCAAATATCCCGAATACATCATCGAGGAGAGCGTCAGCATCCGGGCCGTGAAGCGGGTCTACGCCGAACGCTCGGGCGACACGTCCGACCTCACCCCCAAAGATATTTACGACATTGCCAAAGGCTCGCGTCCGGGGGATGCCGCAGCAGCCCGGGAGAGCTTCGCCGAACTGGGACGCGCCGCAGGCGACACGCTCGCCGCAGCCGCAACCATCGTCGACGGCATCATCGTCATCGGCGGCGGACTGACCGGCGCAGCGGAGTTTTTCGTTCCGGCGATGCTGGAAGAGATGCGCAGCCCGCTGAAGATGATGAACGGCACCGCCTTCTGCCGCATGCAGACCGAAGTGCTGAACCTCGACGACGAAACGTCGCTCCGCCAATTCGTCGCCAACGGCGGACGGCCGCTGAAGGTCTACGGGTCGGACAAGGTCGTAATCTACGACGCCGACAAGCAGATCGGGCTGACCGTCAGCCGGCTGGGAGCCAGCCGCGCCGTCTCTGTCGGCGCCTATGTCTATGCGCTCAACCACATCGGACAAACGGATTCCATTTGA